The Saccharopolyspora gloriosae genome window below encodes:
- a CDS encoding type I-E CRISPR-associated protein Cas7/Cse4/CasC, with protein MIVELHLLQSVPASTLNREDVEHPRHTGFGNVARGSISAHFLRRSTRGLLAESGADLSSAGISTRRLVSDAGRWIDSASCLDDPSDDTDDAVREAFYELGFGVAKADLTPSVMFTGQRASEELARFCLDDWDDYADRADRRKKIHANAENPEHARADELKLPNVKTKEEQLAAAERILAPRQALDVALHGSGIAEYDGFSAEPAVEVAHALSTHPAESGADAAPDGTVEVDAACYYRYARLDLARLAHNLGGDRELVERAAKLWLRSTVHAVPGSGPNATAARTVPEVVLAVVREHGSWNLANAFLDPVTGTDVLTRSADRLVEHFGRVRAFYGTDEIREVFGAAITGTLPLERTHQPSTLDDFTHRTINAALHG; from the coding sequence ATGATCGTCGAGTTACACCTGCTCCAGTCCGTTCCGGCGAGCACGCTCAACCGGGAGGACGTGGAGCACCCTCGGCACACCGGCTTCGGCAACGTCGCCCGCGGCTCGATCTCCGCCCACTTCCTGCGCCGCTCCACGCGCGGCCTGCTCGCCGAGAGCGGGGCGGACCTCTCCTCCGCCGGGATCTCCACCCGCCGGCTGGTCTCCGACGCGGGCCGATGGATCGACTCGGCCAGCTGCCTCGACGATCCCAGCGACGACACCGACGACGCCGTGCGGGAGGCCTTCTACGAACTCGGATTCGGCGTCGCCAAAGCGGATCTGACCCCGTCGGTGATGTTCACCGGGCAGCGGGCGAGCGAGGAGCTCGCCCGGTTCTGCCTCGACGACTGGGACGACTACGCCGACCGCGCCGACCGGCGCAAGAAGATCCACGCGAACGCCGAGAACCCCGAGCACGCGCGGGCGGACGAGCTCAAGCTCCCGAACGTCAAGACCAAGGAGGAGCAGCTCGCGGCGGCCGAACGCATCCTCGCTCCCCGCCAGGCCCTCGACGTGGCGCTGCACGGCAGCGGGATCGCGGAGTACGACGGCTTCAGCGCCGAGCCCGCCGTCGAGGTCGCGCACGCGCTGTCCACCCACCCCGCCGAGTCCGGCGCCGACGCGGCACCGGACGGCACCGTCGAGGTCGACGCCGCGTGCTACTACCGCTACGCCCGCCTCGACCTGGCTCGACTCGCGCACAACCTCGGCGGCGACCGCGAACTCGTCGAGCGCGCCGCGAAGCTCTGGCTGCGCTCGACGGTGCACGCCGTCCCCGGCAGCGGCCCGAACGCCACCGCCGCCCGCACCGTGCCCGAGGTGGTGCTGGCCGTGGTGCGCGAGCACGGTTCGTGGAACCTCGCCAACGCCTTCCTCGACCCGGTCACCGGCACCGACGTGCTGACCCGCTCGGCGGACCGGCTCGTCGAGCACTTCGGCCGGGTCCGCGCCTTCTACGGCACCGACGAGATCCGCGAGGTCTTCGGCGCCGCCATCACCGGCACCCTCCCCCTGGAACGCACTCACCAGCCCAGCACCCTCGACGACTTCACCCACCGCACCATCAACGCCGCCCTCCACGGCTGA
- the fabD gene encoding ACP S-malonyltransferase, protein MSAAVAGARSVLFPGQGSQAVGMGAGLFERYPRLAERASDVLGYDLPRLCLEDPDGRLDDTRYTQPALYAVNALSYVDSLERGEPAGDYLLGHSLGEYNALHAAGAFDFETGLKLVAKRGELMARAENGAMLAVVGLGVADLRAFLAEHELTRLDLANINTDSQLVLSGDRAEIDRAQPLLDERRVRTARLKVSAAFHSRFMAPARDEFAAFLKGFRFGPLNATVIANLTARPYAEQDIAATLSEQIAGSVRWLESVRYLMRHASLDDCREVGERQVLTRMVKQIDATPEAPKVRPRLFCVAYAGGDERAYAGLAEHTDLDVVTLERPGHGKRISEPLLHDPVAIVDDLLGQLRGRLDAPFAVYGHSLGARLAFLLCHRLRAEGLPAPEHLYVSGESGPVIPSRERDTWRLPTDEFWAHLDRLGGLPAELRDHPDLMAFYERILRADFTALGAYAHPDAAPLDIPITAMNGAAEWFTRADVDAWQRESTRPLTTHLFPGDHFFIRDRWSALARIVGSGFAVT, encoded by the coding sequence ATGAGTGCTGCCGTCGCGGGCGCGCGTTCCGTGCTCTTCCCCGGCCAGGGATCGCAGGCCGTCGGCATGGGGGCCGGATTGTTCGAGCGCTACCCGCGGCTGGCGGAGCGGGCGAGCGACGTCCTCGGCTACGACCTCCCCCGGTTGTGCCTGGAGGACCCGGACGGGCGGCTCGACGACACCCGCTACACCCAGCCCGCGCTGTACGCGGTCAACGCGCTGTCCTACGTGGACTCGCTGGAGCGCGGTGAGCCCGCTGGCGACTACCTGCTCGGGCACAGCCTCGGCGAGTACAACGCGCTGCACGCCGCCGGCGCCTTCGACTTCGAGACCGGCCTCAAGCTCGTGGCCAAGCGCGGCGAACTGATGGCACGGGCCGAGAACGGCGCGATGCTCGCCGTCGTCGGGCTCGGCGTCGCCGACCTGAGGGCGTTCCTCGCCGAGCACGAGCTGACCCGGCTGGACCTCGCGAACATCAACACCGACAGCCAGCTGGTGCTCTCCGGCGACCGCGCGGAGATCGACCGCGCGCAGCCGCTGCTCGACGAGCGCCGCGTCCGCACCGCCCGGCTGAAGGTCTCCGCCGCGTTCCACTCCCGGTTCATGGCGCCCGCCCGCGACGAGTTCGCCGCGTTCCTCAAGGGATTCCGGTTCGGCCCGCTCAACGCCACCGTGATCGCGAACCTCACCGCGCGCCCCTACGCGGAGCAGGACATCGCCGCGACGCTCAGCGAGCAGATCGCCGGGTCGGTGCGCTGGCTGGAGAGCGTGCGCTACCTGATGCGGCACGCCTCGCTGGACGACTGCCGCGAAGTGGGGGAGCGCCAGGTCCTCACCCGCATGGTCAAGCAGATCGACGCCACCCCGGAGGCGCCGAAGGTGCGGCCCCGGCTGTTCTGCGTCGCCTACGCGGGCGGCGACGAGCGCGCCTACGCGGGCCTGGCCGAGCACACCGACCTCGACGTGGTCACGCTGGAGCGGCCGGGCCACGGCAAGCGGATCTCCGAACCGCTGCTGCACGACCCGGTCGCGATCGTCGACGACCTGCTCGGCCAGCTGCGCGGCAGGCTCGACGCGCCGTTCGCCGTGTACGGGCACAGCCTCGGGGCGCGGCTGGCCTTCCTGCTGTGCCACCGGCTGCGGGCCGAAGGACTGCCCGCGCCGGAGCACCTGTACGTCTCCGGCGAGAGCGGACCGGTGATCCCCAGCCGGGAGCGCGACACCTGGCGGCTGCCCACCGACGAGTTCTGGGCGCACCTGGACCGGCTCGGCGGGCTCCCCGCGGAGCTGCGCGACCACCCGGACCTGATGGCGTTCTACGAGCGAATCCTGCGCGCCGACTTCACCGCGCTCGGCGCCTACGCGCACCCCGACGCGGCACCGCTGGACATCCCCATCACGGCGATGAACGGCGCCGCCGAGTGGTTCACCCGCGCCGACGTCGACGCCTGGCAGCGGGAGAGCACCCGGCCGCTGACCACGCACCTGTTCCCCGGAGACCACTTCTTCATCCGCGACCGGTGGTCCGCGCTGGCGCGGATCGTCGGCTCCGGATTCGCGGTCACCTGA
- a CDS encoding acyl carrier protein codes for MKDELKAYLEEQFMFEFDAEITEETDLFKAGILDSFGYISLMTHIEQSYGVQFGEDELLGNVMVSLAGIAEFVDGARERALESR; via the coding sequence ATGAAGGACGAACTGAAGGCGTACCTGGAAGAGCAGTTCATGTTCGAGTTCGACGCGGAGATCACCGAGGAGACCGACCTGTTCAAAGCGGGCATCCTCGACTCCTTCGGCTACATCTCGCTGATGACGCACATCGAGCAGTCCTACGGCGTGCAGTTCGGCGAGGACGAGCTGCTCGGCAACGTGATGGTGTCGCTGGCGGGCATCGCCGAGTTCGTCGACGGCGCCCGCGAGCGGGCCCTCGAAAGCCGGTGA
- the asnB gene encoding asparagine synthase (glutamine-hydrolyzing) has protein sequence MCGIAGFYGSSLHPEQYRDLMHDMLAQIEHRGPDEAGCYLDDRLAMGTVRLSIIDLSSGQQPVGSADGRYWLCYNGELYNYRELRRDLIARGFAFRTESDTEVVLNAWAAWGPDCLPRFNGAFGFAVYDSETGELHLARDRYGKRPLFVARHEGAWLFASEMKAFLAYPGFRFEFDPAELSSIFATWTPLPGQSGYQGVEQVPMGEYLSLRGDEVRRGRWAPLDLSAGAAPESEQEAVELIRADLEQAVDVRLRSDVEVGVYASGGLDSSIIAHLAARRTDRPLRTFSIQFEDAEFDESAEQDELTAHLGTRHSTVRVSDADVAEAFPEAVRHAEVPAFRTAFVPMHLLARQVRREGIKVVLSGEGADEAFLGYGIFKDTRLLSEWNELDDETRRERMGRLYPYLAHFNGADEQRRMLGLYQQFSTEDRPGLFSHQMRFQNGRFAARLLAEPGDPLGAIEKLVADEPGFAELSAVQKAQWLEFRTLLSGYLLSTQGERMALAHGVENRCPFLDPAVVRRAASVNGRFGDPYDEKYLLKQAYADVLPERIVKKGKFPYRAPDSAVFVRSRPDYRDLLLDQDALDEIPALDSRFVRKFVTRVFDTPPERIGTKENQAFVFLASTVWLHHWYVRGHARDHEPLAVPLRVVDRRSSAVAA, from the coding sequence ATGTGCGGCATCGCGGGTTTCTACGGCAGTTCGCTGCATCCGGAGCAGTACCGGGACCTGATGCACGACATGCTCGCGCAGATCGAGCACCGCGGACCGGACGAGGCGGGCTGCTACCTCGACGACCGGCTCGCGATGGGCACGGTGCGGCTGAGCATCATCGACCTCTCCAGCGGGCAGCAGCCCGTCGGCAGCGCGGACGGGCGCTACTGGCTCTGCTACAACGGCGAGCTCTACAACTACCGCGAGCTGCGCCGCGACCTGATCGCCCGCGGCTTCGCGTTCCGCACCGAATCCGACACCGAAGTGGTGCTCAACGCGTGGGCGGCGTGGGGCCCGGACTGCCTGCCGCGGTTCAACGGGGCGTTCGGCTTCGCCGTGTACGACTCGGAAACCGGTGAGCTGCACCTGGCGCGGGACCGCTACGGCAAGCGCCCGCTGTTCGTGGCCCGGCACGAGGGCGCGTGGCTGTTCGCCTCCGAGATGAAGGCGTTCCTGGCCTACCCCGGCTTCCGGTTCGAGTTCGACCCGGCCGAGCTGTCCTCCATCTTCGCGACCTGGACCCCGCTGCCCGGCCAGAGCGGCTACCAGGGCGTCGAGCAGGTCCCGATGGGCGAGTACCTGTCGTTGCGCGGCGACGAGGTGCGGCGCGGCCGGTGGGCTCCGCTGGACCTGTCCGCCGGTGCCGCCCCCGAATCCGAGCAGGAGGCCGTGGAGCTCATCCGGGCCGACCTGGAACAGGCCGTGGACGTGCGGCTGCGCAGCGACGTCGAGGTCGGCGTGTACGCCTCCGGCGGGCTGGACTCCTCGATCATCGCGCACCTCGCGGCCCGGCGCACCGACCGTCCACTTCGGACGTTCTCGATCCAGTTCGAGGACGCCGAGTTCGACGAGTCCGCCGAGCAGGACGAGCTCACCGCGCACCTGGGAACCCGGCACTCGACGGTGCGGGTCTCCGACGCCGACGTCGCCGAAGCCTTCCCGGAGGCCGTCCGGCACGCCGAGGTGCCCGCGTTCCGCACCGCGTTCGTGCCGATGCACCTGCTGGCCCGGCAGGTCCGGCGCGAGGGCATCAAGGTCGTGCTCAGCGGGGAAGGCGCCGACGAGGCGTTCCTCGGCTACGGGATCTTCAAGGACACCCGGCTGCTGTCGGAGTGGAACGAGCTCGACGACGAGACGCGCCGGGAGCGGATGGGGCGGCTCTACCCGTACCTGGCGCACTTCAACGGTGCCGACGAGCAGCGCCGCATGCTGGGCCTCTACCAGCAGTTCTCCACCGAGGACCGGCCCGGCCTGTTCTCGCACCAGATGCGGTTCCAGAACGGCCGCTTCGCCGCCCGCCTGCTCGCCGAACCCGGAGATCCGCTGGGCGCGATCGAGAAGCTCGTCGCCGACGAGCCGGGCTTCGCCGAGCTCAGCGCGGTGCAGAAGGCGCAGTGGCTGGAGTTCCGCACCCTGCTGTCCGGCTACCTGCTGTCCACCCAGGGCGAGCGGATGGCGCTGGCGCACGGCGTGGAGAACCGCTGCCCGTTCCTCGATCCGGCCGTGGTGCGCCGCGCCGCCTCCGTCAACGGCCGCTTCGGCGACCCGTACGACGAGAAGTACCTGCTCAAGCAGGCCTACGCCGACGTGCTGCCGGAGCGGATCGTGAAGAAGGGCAAATTCCCCTACCGCGCACCGGATTCCGCGGTGTTCGTGCGGTCCCGTCCGGACTACCGCGACCTGCTGCTGGACCAGGACGCGCTCGACGAGATCCCCGCGCTCGACTCGCGGTTCGTGCGCAAGTTCGTCACCCGCGTCTTCGACACCCCGCCGGAACGCATCGGCACCAAGGAGAACCAGGCGTTCGTCTTCCTGGCCTCCACGGTGTGGCTGCACCACTGGTACGTCCGCGGCCACGCCCGCGACCACGAACCGCTGGCGGTGCCGCTGCGGGTGGTCGACCGGCGTTCCAGCGCGGTGGCGGCCTGA